Proteins encoded by one window of Anopheles maculipalpis chromosome 2RL, idAnoMacuDA_375_x, whole genome shotgun sequence:
- the LOC126557488 gene encoding ubiquitin carboxyl-terminal hydrolase 36-like produces MEMDPLQTQIQAELPFCRLCFSQACDLYELFPGAGNDNESLLLKILELVNVAINFDEDLNSYICGKCVTMVEDFFEYKEKVKENDLLLREKRKSVDHATAIYNVVSMQPDATNSSASNGATGAGSGSELGAGGIDEPHVGLDQRISIDGGPPLNGNIIEFKKQLFTASPSQIGIWLCVASGSDIQCPAAIEVDDNIQVVAEIGQHNHGLPVSVPENPPETPPTKQQHQQQQQPPHQQPQPAHHHQQTHNQPAVQEHHAHEEDTIVVTTDGTPAILSTTAGTPVVANSGAARAAGAGNKASSTSTSSAKKKKPRDQPSKRKVSNDILVGDGWLTDVTTYKRNHYQLVTKDGYQTFLIYNGYRFRTQQKIRNGIAAWKCAWNGRKGCQAILHITEDYQKVREVGSPHNHEPSLRDRIISNKPTNGNTSDQSLIMQSDSEELSEMHKITATAASVGSTSSGAGTLTGETITLGGGATVVAITTTGANASVNSSTSTTAAAAATLDLTSEMDFVQQSSNSGSELITTTTTTSTSGGSSTTSADQPGTTTGHHQPHHHHHHHHHPHHEVVGVVDEVVGKDDTTMSMDIEEIIRPHVVLHPASE; encoded by the exons ATGGAGATGGATCCGCTTCAGACACAGATCCAGGCAGAGCTTCCTTTCTGTCGGTTGTGCTTTTCACAGGCCTGCGATCTGTACGAACTGTTTCCGGGCGCAGGCAACGACAATGAATCTCTGTTATTGAAAATACTCGAGCTGGTTAACGTCGCT ATAAACTTCGATGAGGACCTCAACTCGTACATATGCGGCAAATGCGTGACAATGGTTGAAGACTTCTTCGAGTACAAGGAGAAGGTGAAGGAGAACGATCTGCTGCTGCGCGAGAAGCGCAAATCAGTCGATCATGCGACGGCAATCTACAACGTCGTTAGTATGCAACCAGACGCTACTAACAGTAGCGCCTCGAACGGTGCAACGGGCGCGGGCAGTGGTTCCGAGCTTGGAGCGGGTGGAATCGATGAACCACACGTCGGACTTGATCAGCGCATCTCGATCGACGGTGGTCCACCGCTGAACGGTAACATAATAGAGTTTAAAAAGCAATTGTTTACCGCCTCCCCGTCCCAGATCGGTATCTGGCTTTGTGTGGCATCCGGCAGCGACATCCAGTGTCCGGCGGCGATCGAGGTGGACGATAACATTCAGGTGGTGGCGGAGATTGGACAGCACAACCATGGGCTGCCCGTATCGGTGCCGGAAAATCCTCCTGAAACGCCACCGAccaaacagcagcatcagcagcagcaacagccccCGCACCAACAGCCGCAGCCagcccaccaccatcagcagacACATAATCAACCGGCGGTACAAGAGCATCACGCACACGAGGAAGACACGATCGTGGTAACAACCGACGGTACACCGGCAATCCTATCGACCACCGCCGGTACACCGGTAGTGGCTAACAGTGGTGCAGCACGTGCTGCCGGTGCGGGCAATAAAGCATCCTCCACCTCGACGTCCtcggcgaaaaagaaaaagccacGCGATCAACCATCGAAGCGCAAGGTCTCAAACGACATACTGGTCGGTGATGGGTGGCTAACCGACGTCACGACGTACAAGCGCAACCACTACCAGCTGGTCACGAAAGATGGCTACCAAACGTTTCTCATCTACAATGGCTACCGGTTCCGGACGCAGCAAAAGATTCGCAACGGTATTGCGGCGTGGAAGTGTGCGTGGAACGGGCGTAAGGGTTGTCAGGCCATACTGCACATCACGGAGGATTATCAGAAGGTGCGAGAGGTCGGATCACCGCACAACCATGAACCGTCGTTGCGCGATCGGATCATCTCGAACAAACCGACCAACGGCAATACGTCCGACCAGAGCCTGATCATGCAGTCGGACAGCGAGGAACTGAGTGAGATGCACAAAATTACCGCCACAGCAGCAAGCGTTGGATCGACGAGCAGCGGTGCCGGCACGCTGACCGGTGAAACGATAACGCTTGGCGGTGGTGCAACCGTGGTcgccatcaccacaaccggGGCGAACGCTTCCGTTAACAGTAGCACCTCGACAACGGCCGCGGCCGCCGCCACGTTAGACCTTACCTCCGAGATGGATTTCGTGCAGCAGAGCAGTAACAGTGGAAGCGAGCTGATCACCACCACGACCACGACCAGCACTTCCGGTGGATCGTCCACCACGTCGGCAGATCAGCCGGGCACGACGACGGGGCACCATCAgccgcaccatcatcatcatcaccatcaccatccgcATCATGAGGTGGTGGGCGTTGTGGACGAAGTCGTCGGCAAAGACGATACGACCATGTCGATGGACATTGAGGAAATCATACGCCCCCACGTGGTACTGCATCCCGCCAGCGAGTAA
- the LOC126557710 gene encoding protein C12orf4 homolog, with translation MELEPSKIVDFHYEYKNVDDKPAKLVYAIEIPYKGSVAELSHQIVAVRMDPIMKFLKADRNLLHTLQTFIERENQSFYDERDELLLEKFRNGTPNVDSLALDTEKLYREEILEFADRVGPTDEEIFAQSYHQLVHSSLLPEILSKEREYARTIASLATQMTQQITTMNTLHQEEIESKIKLLDISITPENINHMLAKQYGMQNMIRKQCESELESTRGHQKHEYRNWVTQHVDESFLAQSESPTQIGNRWSMISTQAPSMEESFTIHLGSQLKHMHNIRILSTRVADLCSPLYGDASFGGPNVALGLYSSSLCGIVVLTPSGTITPDREIRRNANMSTEFHFDQIDRQIEKIQEDLRNLQHGSAVEAGGAQSLAAAAGRRPDRTVVTVKPGDAFITRHSNLSHSHVIFHLISDETFQSPSEINSRHPVILGLRNILKIASRHDITTLTIPALLRHEMSEDMTVSWCIRRAELVFKCAKGFMIESASWGGAELNTLQLLLPHDISEELFRTLADMVPHVFRVANPKILQ, from the exons ATGGAGCTGGAACCGAGCAAAATCGTCGACTTTCACTATGAGTACAAGAACGTGGACGATAAGCCGGCCAAGCTGGTGTACGCGATCGAAATCCCCTACAAAGGCAGTGTGGCCGAGCTAAGCCACCAGATCGTGGCCGTCCGGATGGATCCAATCATGAAGTTTCTCAAGGCGGACCGTAACCTGCTCCACACGCTGCAAACATTCATCGAACGTGAAAATCAATCGTTTTACGACGAACGTGACGAACTGTTGCTGGAAAAGTTTCGCAACGGAACACCGAACGTGGACAGCTTGGCCCTAGATACGGAGAAGCTCTATCGGGAGGAGATACTCGAGTTTGCCGATCGGGTAGGCCCTACGGATGAGGAAATATTTGCCCAGAGCTATCATCAGTTGGTACATTCATCGCTGCTACCGGAAATATTGAGCAAAGAGCGTGAGTACGCGCGGACAATTGCGAGCCTGGCAACACAAATGACGCAACAAATTACCACAATGAACACGCTGCATCAGGAGGAGATTGAGTCAAAAATTAAGCTACTCGACATATCGATTACACCGGAAAACATTAATCATATGCTGGCAAAACAGTACGGTATGCAAAACATGATCCGCAAACAGTGCGAATCGGAGCTGGAATCAACGCGCGGCCATCAGAAGCACGAGTACCGGAACTGGGTAACGCAGCACGTGGATGAAAGTTTCCTGGCGCAGTCCGAAAGTCCAACGCAGATCGGAAACCGTTGGTCGATGATTTCTACCCAGGCACCATCCATGGAGGAAAGCTTCACCATCCATCTGGGGTCACAGCTGAAGCATATGCACAATATACGCATTCTCAGCACACGAGTGGCCGATCTTTGTAGTCCACTGTACGGTGACGCATCGTTCGGAGGACCCAACGTGGCGCTGGGACTGTATTCGAGCTCGCTGTGCGGTATCGTCGTACTAACGCCGTCCGGTACGATAACGCCGGATCGAGAGATACGACGCAACGCAAATATGTCGACCGAATTCCACTTCGATCAGATCGATCGACAGATCGAGAAGATACAGGAAGATCTGCGGAACCTTCAGCACGGTTCAGCGGTCGAGGCTGGTGGAGCTCAAAGTCTAGCGGCAGCTGCTGGCCGTAGACCGGACCGTACCGTAGTAACGGTAAAACCGGGCGATGCGTTTATTACGCGCCACTCGAACCTGTCCCACTCGCACGTCATCTTTCATCTGATATCGGATGAAACGTTTCAAAGCCCGAGCGAAATCAACTCTCGCCATCCTGTGATATTGGGTTTGcgaaatatattgaaaatcgCCAGCAGACATGATATTACCACACTTACCATTCCTGCTTTGTTGCGGCACGAAATGTCTGAG GACATGACCGTCAGTTGGTGCATACGGCGAGCAGAGTTGGTGTTTAAGTGCGCCAAAGGATTCATGATCGAATCGGCCAGCTGGGGTGGAGCGGAACTGAACACATTGCAGCTTCTGTTACCGCACGACATTTCCGAGGAATTGTTCCGTACGCTCGCCGACATGGTACCGCACGTGTTCCGTGTGGCAAATCCGAAAATTCTTCAATGA
- the LOC126558194 gene encoding aspartate aminotransferase, cytoplasmic, producing MSIFASVELGPPVEVFALNKACNDDPNPNKVNLGVGAYRTNEGKPWILPVVKKAEAAIVADGSLNHEYLPVLGMDTITNAASTLLLGEDSDALKSKRAFGVQCLSGTGALRLGAEFLARILKRTTFYYSDPTWENHHKVFLYAGFTEPKTYRYWHQETRAIDFAGMMEDLDNAPEGAVVILHACAHNPTGIDPTEDQWKQIADMCEKRKLFPFFDSAYQGFASGDPNKDAFAVRYFVSRGFELFCAQSFAKNFGLYNERIGNLTVVQKEATTSAAVASQITLLVRGMYSNPPAFGSRIVSRVLNDKDLRNEWMECIKTMSSRIITMRKALYDELVALKTPGTWEHITNQIGMFSYTGLNEAQVQILIKEFSIYLLKTGRISMCGLNESNVAYVARAIHAAVTRGE from the exons atgagcattttCGCTTCAGTCGAATTAGGTCCCCCGGTGGAAGTGTTTGCCCTTAATAAGGCGTGCAACGATGATCCGAACCCGAACAAGGTTAATCTTGGCGTAGGAG CCTATCGTACGAACGAGGGTAAACCTTGGATTCTGCCGGTGGTGAAGAAAGCCGAGGCCGCTATCGTCGCCGATGGATCACTCAACCATGAATATCTACCCGTGCTCGGTATGGACACTATAACCAATGCAGCTAGTACGTTGTTGTTGGGTGAAGATAGCGATGCACTCAAGAGCAAGCGTGCCTTCGGTGTGCAGTGTCTGTCCGGTACGGGCGCATTGCGTCTGGGGGCCGAATTTCTGGCACGCATTCTGAAACGTACCACCTTCTACTATTCTGACCCAACGTGGGAAAATCACCACAAGGTGTTCCTGTATGCTGGCTTTACTGAGCCAAAAACTTATCGTTACTGGCATCAGGAAACTCGTGCAATTGATTTTGCCGGCATGATGGAAGATCTGGACAATGCACCGGAAGGGGCGGTAGTAATACTGCACGCCTGTGCCCACAATCCGACCGGTATCGATCCGACCGAGGACCAGTGGAAGCAGATTGCGGACATGTGCGAAAAGCGCAAACTGTTCCCATTCTTTGACTCCGCTTACCAGGGCTTTGCGAGTGGCGATCCGAACAAGGACGCGTTTGCGGTCCGCTATTTCGTGAGCCGAGGCTTTGAACTGTTTTGTGCGCAGAGTTTTGCGAAAAATTTCGGTCTTTACA ACGAGCGTATCGGCAATTTAACGGTCGTTCAGAAGGAGGCCACTACAAGTGCGGCTGTCGCGTCGCAGATTACGCTGCTCGTCCGTGGTATGTACTCGAACCCGCCGGCCTTCGGTAGCCGTATCGTGAGCCGCGTGCTGAACGATAAGGACCTACGCAACGAATGGATGGAGTGCATCAAGACGATGAGCTCGCGTATCATCACGATGCGTAAGGCGCTGTACGATGAGCTGGTGGCGCTGAAGACACCCGGCACTTGGGAGCACATTACCAACCAGATTGGCATGTTCTCTTACACCGGACTGAATG AGGCCCAAGTACAGATACTAATAAAGGAGTTTAGCATCTACTTGCTGAAAACTGGCCGCATCAGTATGTGCGGGCTGAACGAAAGCAATGTGGCGTACGTAGCCCGTGCCATCCATGCTGCGGTCACCCGTGGAGAATAG